The stretch of DNA ATGAAAGGAAGAAAACCGATAGCCCACCCCCACAAACGGGTGAAACAGTTGGATTATTAGCCATTCCCAAAATTAAAGCTGAACTAGCTATTATCGAAGGAACAGATCCGGATGACCTTGAGAAGGGGGTCGGACATTATAAAGGCTCTTTTTACCCTGGTGACGCGGGGCAGATAGTTTTATCAGGACATAGGGATACGGTATTTCGGCGATTAGGGGAGCTGAAAATAGGTGATTCACTAAAGATGCAAATGCCCTATGGAAATTTCACCTATGAAATTACCCACACTAAAATTGTTAAGTCAAATGATACAAGTATTATTACCCTCCAAAAGCAGAAAGAAGAACTCATCGTAACCACCTGCTATCCATTTCGGTATGTGGGAAATGCACCAAAACGATATATCATTTATGCGAAGCTCACAGGTTCCTAATTGTTAGGGCCTTTTTTTTATTTTCTTATAAGAAAAAAAGTCACTACATTTGTATCGTTCACATAAGATATGGTGACTAAATATATACCCACCCCGTGTTCATAACTGGCGAGGCAAGGAGGGTTACATTACTTGAAGGAGAATGAT from Bacillus sp. SLBN-46 encodes:
- a CDS encoding class D sortase, which encodes MKSKLPLLIIVIGVIVLGIGIWQLIDGKLQTNDSLQKAKELVSKQTVDTHERKKTDSPPPQTGETVGLLAIPKIKAELAIIEGTDPDDLEKGVGHYKGSFYPGDAGQIVLSGHRDTVFRRLGELKIGDSLKMQMPYGNFTYEITHTKIVKSNDTSIITLQKQKEELIVTTCYPFRYVGNAPKRYIIYAKLTGS